The Ornithinimicrobium sufpigmenti genome includes the window TCTCGGGGCCGTCGTCCTCCGAGGGTGCACAGGACGGGGAGCAGGCCGGCCCGCCGGCCGAGGCCGACGAGGTCGAGGCCGCGCACCCCAGCTGACGCCGAGGCCGGCCAGGAGCGGTGCGGGTATGCCGCTCCTGGCCGGTGCCCATCCTCAGGCAGGCGGCGGGACCCACGAGGGATCCCGGCCGATGAAGCCCACGAGCCGGTCCTGCACGGGCGCGTCGTCGGGCACCGGGACCGCTGGTCCGAACTGACCCGAGCTGCGCATGACCTGCTCCATCGGCCGCATACCGGAGAGGAGCTCGGCGCAGAAGGCCGGGTCGAGCGCGGGATCCTGGCCGGAGGCCTGGCTGAGGTCCCAGGTGTGCAGGAAGACGTCGGCGGTGTAGAAGCGGTCGACCGCGGCACCCAGCGGCAGCTCGGGCAGGCGGGGGTGGGCGAAGCGCCCGGCCACGGCCTCCGGGTCGTCGAGCAGCGCCTGCACCGCCTGGGTCCGACGCTCCCACGCGGCCACGGGGTCCTCGTCGACGTCCGGCACCGGGTCCAGCCGGTGGGCGCTGCCGGTGGCGAGGAAAGCCGGGAACCAGTCCAGCAGGTGGCGGACGACGTCCCGGGCGGTCCACTCGGCCACGGGGCTCGGGGCGTCCCAGTCGCGCACGCCCCGGACCCGTGCGGAGAAGTCGGCAGCCACGGCGCGGTGCCGGCCGGCCGGGTCCGTGGCCGGGCCCACGCTCAGACCAGCCCGTCGGAGATCAGCTGGTCGAGCTTGTCGTAGCCGTCCTGCACGCCGGACTCCATACCGGAGGCGAGCATGGCGTCACGGCCCTCGAAGCTGTCGCCCAGGGAGAAGCAGCGCAGCCGGGTCCAGCCGTCACCGAGGTCCTCGAAGCGCAGGGTCTCCAGGGCGATGGCCTCGGGCATCTCCTCCCAGCAGAAGGTCTGCACGATGCGGTCCTCCGCCACGTGGGGGAAGGTGCCTCGGAAGGCGTACTCCTCCTCACCGCGGACGTTGAGGAAGCGGTAGGACCCCAGCGTGCGGCAGTCCCAGTGGTCGATCCGGGTGGTCATCTCCCGCGGTCCGATCCAGCGGGCGAACAGCTCCGGGTCGGTATGCGCCCGCAGCAGCTGCGCGGGCGTGGCGCGGAAGTCGCGGGTGATGTGGATGGCCACGGTGGGGTCGGGAGTGATCGCGGCCCGCTCGTAGCGGGTGGTGGCGGGGGTGGCGTCGATGGTGCTCATGATGCGGCTTCCTCCTCGGAGGCGGGTGACGGGTCTTGCAGGTCCGCCAGGACGGCGTCGAGACGCTGGTAGCGCTCCTCGACCTGGCGTTGGTAGCGCTCGATCCACTTGCGCATGAGGTCGAAGACCTCCGGCTGCAGGTGGACCGGGCGCCGTTGGGCGTCCCGGCTCCGGGTGACCATCCCGGCGTCCTCGAGGACCTTCAGGTGCTTGGAGACCGCCTGGACGCTGACCTCGTAGGGCGCTGCGAGCTCGCCGACCGTGGCATCACCGGTCGAGAGGCGGGCGACGATGTCCCGGCGGGTGGGGTCGGCCAGAGCGGCGAAGACCTGGGACAGACGATCGGTCACGGGGAGCCCTTTCTTTGTCAACCTTGCGGTTGAATAAGGGTAGCGCGCCCTTCGGGCGGTCGTCAACCATTCGGTTGAATACCCGGCGTCCTAGCGAGCATCCACCTCTCAGCCTGGCGGGCACGAGAAGGCATCGCGATGTGCCATGTTGCGAGGCGCGCGTACCCGTCTGAGATGGTGGGAGCACCGTTCCCGTCCCAGGAGGAGAGCACCATGATGACCAAGCAGCAGGCCGCCGAGATCGTCCGCGAGGCGCAGTTCCGGACCGGCACGCCCTGGCACCGGATCGCCGAGGCCATCGGTCGGCCTGCCGTGTGGACCGTCGCGGCACTGCTCGGACAGCACCCGATGAGCGCGGAGGAGGCGGGCAAGGCCGGAGAGCTGCTCGGGCTGAAGGACGACGTGGTGCAGGCGCTGCAGCGGCAGCCCTACCGCGGGTCGGGCAGGCAGGAGGTCCCGACCGACCCGACGATCTACCGGCTCTACGAGGCCGTGGACGTCTACGGCGCAGCCATCAAGGAGCTGATCCACGAGGAGTTCGGCGACGGCATCATGAGTGCCATCAACTTCAAGGTGGACGTGCAGCGCCGCCCCGACCCCTCCGGCGACCGGGTCGTCATCACCCTGGACGGGAAGTTCCTCGACTACAACTGGTGACTGCCGGTGACGGGCAGGTGTGGGACGCTGAGACGGTCCGACACCCAGACCGTGTAGGGAACCCGTGACCCGCCAGCTGCGCATCACCCGAGCCAACGCCCAGTACCAGCAGTGGCGGGCGCTCCTGGACAACCGGACGAAGCGACAGCGGGCCGGCGAGTTCCTGGTGCAGGGCGTCCGGCCCATCACGCTGGCGGTCCAGCACGGCTGGCCGGTGCGCGCGCTGATCCACGACGCCGGACGCAGCCCGTCCCGTTGGGCTCAGGACCTGATGGCCCGGGCCGGGGGAGCGCGGGTGGCCATGGTCCCTGAGCTTCTGCGTGAGCTGGGCGGCAAGGACGCGGAGGTGCCCGAGGTCGTCGCCGTGGTCGAGCTGCCCGAGGACGACCTGGGTCGAATCCGCGTAGGCCCGCACTTCCTCGGCGCGGTCTTCGACCGCCCGGGGAGCCCCGGCAACATCGGCACCATGTTGCGCTCCCTCGACGCGTTCGGGGGAGCGGGACTGGTGACGACCGGCCATGCCAGCGACCCCTACGATCCGCGCGCCGTGCGCGCCTCGACCGGGTCCCTCTTCGCGGTCCCGGTCGTGCGAGCCAGGTCACACCGTGAGGTTCTCGACTGGGTCGCACGCGTGCGCGAGGGTCAGGTGCCGCTCCAGGTGCTGGGGACGGATGAGGACGGCGCCGTCGAGATCACCGATGCCGACCTCACCGGGCCGACCCTGATGGTGATCGGCAACGAGACCAGCGGACTGAGCGCGGGCTGGCAGGAGGCGTGCGACGTGACCGTGCGGATCCCGATGGCGGGCTCGGCCAGCTCGCTCAACGCCGCCAGTGCGGCGACTGTCGTCCTGTACGAGGCCGCCCGCCAGCGGAGGACCCAGACTCGGTAGGAGGGCGGTATCCGCCTCGAGACAAGAGGCCGGTCGGTGGACGCTGTGGGGGCCACCTCGCTGCGCGCGTCCTCCGGGCGGTGATGGAGGGTCGGGCGGGTGCCGGCATCCGTGCTGCCGCTCACCCGCCCGGAACCGGTGGAACCCTTACTGCAGCTCCTCCGGGATCCACCACAGACCGTCGTTGTTCTCTTCCATGTACGTGGCGAACTCCTCGGAGTGGTAGGCGTTCACGATCGCCTGGGCCCAGGGCTCCTCCGCGTTCTCCTCCTTGACGACAACCTGGAGGACGAGGTGGTCGAGGATGTCCTCGGTCGCCAGTGCCGTGGCCGGGTCGATGCCGGCGTTGTAGACGATCGAGCCGGTGATGACGATGTAGTCGAAGTCGACGCTGGCGGGCGGGATGGTCAGCGACCGCATCTCGGTGATGTCGAGATCGTGCGGGTTGGCCACGATGTCGTTGCCCGTCACCGCCGTGGGGTCGGCCGACTCGTCGAGCTCGATCCAGCCGATCTTCTCCAGAAGCAGGTAGGCGCGCGCCATGTTCGAGGCGTCGTTGGGTACCGCCACCGTGGCGCCCTGGGGCACGTCGTCGAGGCTGTCGTGGCGATCGGAGTAGATGCCCGCCGGGACCGTGGGGATCGGGGTGATCGGGACCAGGTCGCCGTCGTTCTCGGCGTTGAAGGCCTCCAGGTAGGCGGTGTGCTGCTCGACGTTGAAGTCGACGTCGCCGTCGTTCAGGGCGATGTCGGCGGTGAGGAGGTCGGACACGTCCTGGCTCTGCAGCGTGTAGCCCTCCTCCTCGAGGATCGGGGCGACGGCGTCCTCGAAGAGCTCGGTGTAGGGCCCCTGGGACTTGCTGTAGGTGATCGTCGTCTTCTCACCCGACGCGTCGTCATCGCCGGAGTCCAGGGTCCCGGGTGCGGCGCACGCACCGAGGATGAGCGCCAAGGGCAGGGCGCCGGCGAGGGTGACGGTGTGGATCTTCTTCATGCTTGAAGCGTTCCTTTTCTGTTGATCAGCGAGGGTCGCGCAGCCGGCGGGACAGGTAGTTGCCC containing:
- a CDS encoding TIGR03086 family metal-binding protein; amino-acid sequence: MGPATDPAGRHRAVAADFSARVRGVRDWDAPSPVAEWTARDVVRHLLDWFPAFLATGSAHRLDPVPDVDEDPVAAWERRTQAVQALLDDPEAVAGRFAHPRLPELPLGAAVDRFYTADVFLHTWDLSQASGQDPALDPAFCAELLSGMRPMEQVMRSSGQFGPAVPVPDDAPVQDRLVGFIGRDPSWVPPPA
- a CDS encoding SRPBCC domain-containing protein, with product MSTIDATPATTRYERAAITPDPTVAIHITRDFRATPAQLLRAHTDPELFARWIGPREMTTRIDHWDCRTLGSYRFLNVRGEEEYAFRGTFPHVAEDRIVQTFCWEEMPEAIALETLRFEDLGDGWTRLRCFSLGDSFEGRDAMLASGMESGVQDGYDKLDQLISDGLV
- a CDS encoding ArsR/SmtB family transcription factor; amino-acid sequence: MTDRLSQVFAALADPTRRDIVARLSTGDATVGELAAPYEVSVQAVSKHLKVLEDAGMVTRSRDAQRRPVHLQPEVFDLMRKWIERYQRQVEERYQRLDAVLADLQDPSPASEEEAAS
- the cynS gene encoding cyanase: MMTKQQAAEIVREAQFRTGTPWHRIAEAIGRPAVWTVAALLGQHPMSAEEAGKAGELLGLKDDVVQALQRQPYRGSGRQEVPTDPTIYRLYEAVDVYGAAIKELIHEEFGDGIMSAINFKVDVQRRPDPSGDRVVITLDGKFLDYNW
- a CDS encoding TrmH family RNA methyltransferase; protein product: MTRQLRITRANAQYQQWRALLDNRTKRQRAGEFLVQGVRPITLAVQHGWPVRALIHDAGRSPSRWAQDLMARAGGARVAMVPELLRELGGKDAEVPEVVAVVELPEDDLGRIRVGPHFLGAVFDRPGSPGNIGTMLRSLDAFGGAGLVTTGHASDPYDPRAVRASTGSLFAVPVVRARSHREVLDWVARVREGQVPLQVLGTDEDGAVEITDADLTGPTLMVIGNETSGLSAGWQEACDVTVRIPMAGSASSLNAASAATVVLYEAARQRRTQTR
- a CDS encoding MetQ/NlpA family ABC transporter substrate-binding protein; the protein is MKKIHTVTLAGALPLALILGACAAPGTLDSGDDDASGEKTTITYSKSQGPYTELFEDAVAPILEEEGYTLQSQDVSDLLTADIALNDGDVDFNVEQHTAYLEAFNAENDGDLVPITPIPTVPAGIYSDRHDSLDDVPQGATVAVPNDASNMARAYLLLEKIGWIELDESADPTAVTGNDIVANPHDLDITEMRSLTIPPASVDFDYIVITGSIVYNAGIDPATALATEDILDHLVLQVVVKEENAEEPWAQAIVNAYHSEEFATYMEENNDGLWWIPEELQ